From Caldicellulosiruptor hydrothermalis 108, a single genomic window includes:
- a CDS encoding methyl-accepting chemotaxis protein: protein MNVIKVATKKLSGSLKTRIMSWFVLISLIPIAIFLIFSFSLIQKDAEKEIKTRLESAKNVALQEIERLCKLSLDYSILISSNPQLREAVAKKDHLKVVQIISPLASELSIHQIVVTDDKGILIGRSDVLSKFGDNLKDDYLVRCGLARLKYTSVQSENGTVYVKSVSDIVTQMSANNMRVIGTIIVGYKLDKKFVENLTQLTKMDIVVFSSDLSRTISSSNIEKLIDSHNLQMILSGQYEYIAASTPKGNYHYILLPIRRSEKIDVAGVLALVSKNGIVSSFIRASMRFSILLFIATLILVVIVSLFVSNRITRPIIKLAESAKKVASGSFDIQIKVDGSANDEISLLTHEFIRMVKNVNSYATNIEQTLSTTQQYIDRLNRIASDSAKTSKITSEQIKEIIALAENQKMAFEQTTQMVSELENQIQKMFDIFKMVQNEVSTIYTTTSKEQESIKMLINHMYTANSAINQVAMDLEKAIKDFKGIARMSQSISSLAERIKIIALNASIEAAKRNIPTFEVIASEISRLSQSANALAKSVLNAIEAGLSAFDQTSRKLENALSIVEAGAEVAKRSSESLSRIEMTNQQIKTRIENIMDKVASQQEKIFTINNVLKSQTQTVSQYFKTLMSTRDIFQNQKKAVDKLIDQFSDVHEGIVKLASISMGSENN, encoded by the coding sequence ATGAATGTGATCAAAGTAGCTACCAAAAAACTATCAGGTTCATTAAAGACACGAATAATGTCCTGGTTTGTTTTAATCTCGCTCATACCCATTGCAATATTTCTCATATTCTCCTTCTCTCTTATCCAGAAAGATGCAGAAAAAGAGATAAAAACAAGATTAGAGAGCGCAAAAAATGTAGCCTTGCAGGAGATAGAAAGGCTTTGCAAGCTTTCACTTGACTATAGCATACTGATATCAAGTAATCCACAGCTCAGAGAAGCTGTTGCAAAAAAAGACCATCTTAAGGTTGTTCAAATAATTTCACCGCTTGCAAGCGAGCTGTCAATACACCAAATTGTTGTGACAGACGACAAGGGCATTTTAATAGGTCGAAGCGATGTTCTTTCAAAATTTGGAGATAACCTGAAAGACGATTACTTAGTCAGATGTGGGCTTGCACGGCTAAAATACACGTCTGTGCAAAGCGAAAATGGCACAGTGTATGTAAAATCTGTATCAGATATAGTAACTCAAATGTCTGCAAACAACATGAGGGTGATAGGCACAATTATTGTTGGCTATAAGCTTGACAAAAAGTTTGTTGAAAATCTCACGCAGCTTACCAAAATGGACATTGTAGTATTTTCGTCAGATTTAAGCAGAACAATCTCTTCTTCGAATATCGAAAAGCTGATAGATAGTCACAACTTGCAAATGATACTTTCTGGCCAATACGAATACATTGCAGCAAGCACACCAAAAGGCAACTATCATTATATTCTTCTTCCCATCAGAAGAAGTGAAAAGATTGATGTAGCAGGAGTATTAGCACTGGTTAGCAAAAATGGTATAGTTTCTTCTTTTATTAGAGCATCCATGAGATTTTCTATTCTACTTTTCATTGCAACACTCATACTTGTGGTGATTGTGAGCCTATTTGTGTCAAACAGAATAACAAGACCTATTATTAAACTTGCAGAAAGTGCAAAGAAGGTTGCATCAGGAAGCTTTGACATCCAGATAAAGGTGGATGGTAGCGCAAATGACGAGATTTCACTCTTGACACATGAATTTATACGAATGGTCAAAAACGTTAACAGTTATGCCACAAACATTGAACAGACTCTTAGCACAACACAGCAATACATTGATAGACTCAACAGAATAGCTTCAGATTCTGCAAAGACAAGTAAAATAACAAGCGAGCAGATAAAAGAGATTATAGCTTTGGCTGAAAACCAAAAAATGGCATTTGAGCAAACTACGCAGATGGTTTCCGAGCTTGAGAATCAGATTCAAAAGATGTTTGACATCTTCAAGATGGTACAAAACGAGGTTTCAACAATCTACACCACCACATCAAAAGAACAAGAGTCTATAAAGATGCTGATTAATCACATGTACACTGCAAATTCAGCTATCAACCAAGTAGCAATGGACTTAGAAAAAGCAATAAAGGATTTTAAGGGTATTGCAAGAATGTCGCAGAGCATTTCCAGCCTTGCAGAGAGGATAAAGATAATTGCACTGAATGCATCAATTGAAGCAGCAAAAAGAAACATTCCAACTTTTGAGGTAATAGCGTCAGAGATTTCAAGGCTATCGCAGTCAGCAAACGCCCTTGCAAAGTCGGTTCTTAATGCCATTGAGGCAGGGCTTTCAGCATTTGACCAGACAAGCCGCAAACTTGAAAATGCTCTTAGCATTGTAGAAGCAGGTGCTGAGGTTGCAAAACGCTCATCAGAATCGCTGTCAAGAATAGAGATGACAAATCAGCAGATAAAGACAAGGATAGAAAATATTATGGATAAGGTAGCCAGCCAGCAGGAAAAGATTTTTACCATAAACAATGTGCTCAAAAGCCAGACACAGACAGTTTCACAGTACTTTAAAACGCTTATGTCAACAAGAGACATCTTTCAAAATCAAAAAAAGGCTGTTGACAAGCTTATTGACCAGTTTTCAGATGTCCATGAAGGTATTGTAAAGCTTGCTTCAATTTCTATGGGTTCAGAGAATAATTAG
- a CDS encoding EAL domain-containing protein gives MRNNKAILFVLTVLLMLFHISPAYASHTPVKFEVDKSYPPFSYTSDGRIYGFAIDLANLVFEADKFKLELSSDTWNQVYKKLAEGKIDVTAPVAIVEERKKEVYFSKPIFTRHVGIYTPKGFSKNISLKNLESFKVGVMKSDYTETLLKEKLGINKYYTYPTIEDLIYALVDGKIDAALMSQEVANYFLVKNDLSDRAELKIKNIFTVKSAFAVSKKRPELVLYINQRLNFLTNKGIFDELYYNYFSTYSPEYYERKNRQILLSALYLLLIILFAASMAIFVMTRINRRLEHGKQAYEKYAQLLAENANAIVLTLNLNGEIIYFNKFAEQLTGYKSEEVVGKKWTDIFIPSHRREYIENLFKRIAEEKVLNDHENEIITKNGDIRWILWNNTLIESPYLNEPLIISTGLDITQIKKTQQLLEESYEEIEQTNQELINTLEILNKQSEMLLEEKEKYKFLVENVSDCIWEIDFQEKKIEFYGRLKDLFDIDAIKSKNDFSAWLEFFHEDDRSTVFKKLQDAILLHEENLEFEARIRDKNGNWRWISSHVQILYNEEDKPEKIIAVNIDWTAKKEYEHKIEYIAYYDALTSLPNRKLFEERLESLIKKAEDEKTQGAVVLIDIDNFKDINDLYGHEAGDEYLKAVGEKVLEYLENLNLKTFFARVGGDEFAVILHGLAKKEEVIEVCTQLLSIFESEIYIQKLEGHIFASASMGISFYPDDGRSVKEIFRNVDMALSSAKENGKNDFQIFMPFMLMKNLKKIEIEKSLKKAIEADQFELYYQPVINLKDMEIHSVEALLRWVLPEKGIISPLEFIPVAEESGLIVKIGEMVIEKAFSDLKNWERKGISYLHMAINLSARQFKTKFFENMVQKLIEQYGVDPKKISFEITETGAVENFDVSLKILSFLCQLGIRFLIDDFGTGYSSLIYLKKLPIGGVKIDRSFISEIEFSKENRAIVEGIILMAHKLDLKVVAEGVETKRELEILKEIGCDFAQGYLFSKPLPKTQVEKLLLARKITV, from the coding sequence ATGAGAAATAATAAAGCTATTCTATTTGTGCTTACAGTCTTGCTGATGTTATTTCATATATCCCCTGCATATGCCAGTCATACACCTGTGAAATTTGAAGTTGACAAAAGCTATCCACCATTTTCATATACATCAGATGGTCGCATCTATGGATTTGCCATTGACCTTGCAAACCTTGTGTTTGAGGCGGACAAGTTTAAACTTGAGCTTTCAAGCGATACATGGAATCAAGTTTACAAAAAACTTGCCGAAGGGAAAATTGATGTCACAGCCCCTGTTGCCATAGTTGAAGAGAGAAAGAAAGAGGTGTACTTTTCAAAACCAATATTTACACGACATGTTGGAATTTACACCCCAAAAGGATTTTCGAAAAATATATCGCTTAAAAACCTTGAAAGTTTCAAGGTAGGCGTAATGAAATCTGATTACACAGAAACCCTTTTAAAAGAAAAGCTGGGCATAAATAAATATTATACGTACCCTACAATTGAAGATTTGATTTACGCCTTGGTTGATGGCAAGATTGATGCAGCCTTGATGTCCCAGGAAGTAGCCAATTACTTTCTTGTAAAAAACGACCTGAGCGACAGGGCAGAGCTCAAAATCAAAAATATCTTTACTGTAAAAAGCGCATTTGCGGTGAGCAAGAAAAGACCAGAACTTGTTTTATATATAAACCAGAGATTAAATTTTCTTACAAACAAAGGCATATTTGATGAGCTTTACTACAACTATTTTTCCACATATTCACCTGAATATTATGAGAGGAAAAATAGGCAAATATTACTATCTGCCTTGTATCTTTTGCTCATAATACTTTTTGCTGCATCCATGGCAATATTTGTAATGACAAGAATAAACAGAAGGCTTGAACATGGCAAACAAGCTTATGAAAAGTACGCCCAGCTTTTAGCAGAGAATGCAAATGCAATTGTTTTGACTCTTAACTTAAACGGCGAGATAATTTATTTTAACAAGTTTGCAGAGCAGCTTACCGGGTACAAAAGTGAAGAGGTTGTGGGCAAAAAATGGACTGATATTTTTATCCCATCACACAGGCGTGAGTATATAGAAAATCTTTTTAAGAGAATAGCCGAGGAAAAGGTTTTAAATGACCATGAGAATGAGATTATAACAAAAAATGGCGATATAAGATGGATTTTGTGGAACAATACTCTCATCGAAAGCCCATACTTAAACGAACCTTTGATTATTTCAACAGGGCTTGACATAACACAGATAAAAAAGACGCAGCAGCTTTTGGAAGAAAGCTATGAAGAGATTGAGCAGACCAACCAGGAGCTTATAAATACCTTAGAGATTTTAAACAAGCAGTCGGAAATGTTGCTGGAAGAGAAAGAAAAATACAAGTTTCTGGTAGAAAATGTCTCTGACTGCATCTGGGAGATAGATTTTCAAGAAAAGAAGATTGAGTTTTATGGAAGACTCAAAGACCTTTTTGACATTGATGCTATAAAGTCAAAAAATGATTTTTCAGCCTGGCTTGAATTTTTCCATGAGGATGACAGAAGCACTGTATTCAAAAAATTGCAGGATGCTATACTTCTTCATGAAGAAAATTTGGAATTTGAAGCGCGCATAAGGGACAAAAATGGAAACTGGCGCTGGATTTCCTCTCATGTTCAGATTTTATACAACGAAGAAGATAAACCTGAGAAGATTATTGCAGTAAACATTGACTGGACAGCCAAAAAAGAGTATGAACATAAGATAGAATACATTGCCTACTATGATGCACTGACAAGCCTGCCAAACAGGAAACTGTTTGAAGAGAGGTTGGAGAGTCTGATTAAAAAAGCCGAGGATGAGAAAACTCAAGGAGCTGTTGTGCTCATAGATATTGACAATTTCAAGGACATAAACGACCTCTATGGGCATGAAGCAGGAGATGAGTATCTAAAAGCTGTGGGCGAAAAAGTCTTAGAATATCTCGAAAACCTGAATCTTAAAACGTTTTTTGCAAGAGTTGGCGGTGATGAATTTGCAGTAATTTTGCACGGTCTTGCCAAAAAGGAGGAGGTAATTGAGGTTTGCACGCAGCTTCTTAGCATCTTTGAAAGTGAAATTTATATACAAAAGCTGGAAGGACATATTTTTGCTTCAGCGTCAATGGGTATATCGTTTTATCCTGATGATGGTAGAAGCGTCAAAGAGATATTCAGAAATGTTGACATGGCACTATCTTCTGCAAAAGAAAACGGCAAGAACGATTTTCAGATTTTTATGCCTTTCATGCTGATGAAGAATCTTAAAAAGATTGAAATTGAAAAAAGTCTCAAAAAAGCCATTGAAGCTGACCAGTTTGAGCTTTATTACCAGCCGGTTATAAACTTAAAAGATATGGAGATTCATTCTGTGGAAGCGCTTTTGAGATGGGTCTTGCCCGAAAAAGGTATCATCTCACCGCTTGAATTTATTCCTGTTGCAGAAGAGAGCGGGCTTATAGTAAAAATTGGTGAGATGGTCATAGAAAAGGCTTTTTCGGACCTTAAAAATTGGGAGAGAAAGGGAATTAGCTATCTACATATGGCGATAAATCTTTCAGCACGACAGTTTAAAACAAAGTTTTTTGAGAATATGGTTCAAAAGCTCATTGAACAGTATGGAGTGGACCCAAAGAAGATTTCATTTGAGATAACTGAAACGGGTGCTGTTGAGAATTTTGATGTGTCTTTGAAGATTTTAAGTTTCCTCTGCCAGCTGGGAATAAGGTTCTTGATAGACGACTTTGGTACGGGATATTCGTCGTTGATTTATTTGAAAAAGCTTCCAATTGGAGGAGTGAAGATAGACAGAAGCTTTATTTCAGAGATTGAATTTTCAAAAGAGAACAGGGCAATTGTTGAAGGTATCATCTTGATGGCTCACAAGCTTGACCTCAAAGTTGTAGCAGAGGGTGTTGAGACAAAAAGAGAGCTTGAGATTTTAAAAGAAATAGGATGCGACTTTGCGCAAGGGTATTTATTTTCAAAACCTCTGCCTAAAACCCAAGTTGAAAAGCTCTTGTTAGCAAGAAAAATAACTGTTTAA
- a CDS encoding helix-turn-helix transcriptional regulator codes for MPGFNPFVNDFNKLRNFSRIVYLYGCYSREDAENFNIAKRTFDDELRRMRIFLGEDQYFSAEREGKKSLPCIVEDFFRDVENPLINIYFSKTSTALQTTLFFMILQVLNSSENKKAAAAQILDRISQVLDRDVADTDLESSLKRVLRQLQNLGIVRYLKNEKVYMLCSRARDVFKDFSTDEIKDIYISVLFFINSNVPNVPGWYLKESLEKYLLELGEEEFLKDANSMFWFTYIPHHYILEEELVWKFLEAASNNKKIKVWYYPRKKRQSVEFVCTPVRIVYDVKLGRWYFVVLRGEGLSALPVWRTEKIEILQEGFDPQQILPLARRLEKCFFVSVPTGKKGFEKIRLKFKCPSDSPYNFVLARVKRELKNARIANVDEKTFEVEYDISNIKEFKGWLRSFGERAVVLDDTEAGRELKEEMINEWKEILKNYGDFS; via the coding sequence ATGCCAGGGTTCAATCCGTTTGTGAATGATTTTAACAAGCTCAGAAACTTTTCGAGGATTGTATATCTGTATGGATGCTATTCAAGAGAAGATGCTGAGAACTTTAACATCGCAAAAAGGACATTTGACGATGAACTTAGAAGAATGAGAATATTCTTAGGTGAAGACCAGTATTTTTCAGCAGAAAGAGAAGGGAAAAAATCCCTGCCATGCATTGTAGAAGACTTTTTCAGAGATGTGGAAAATCCGCTCATAAACATATATTTTTCAAAAACATCAACCGCCCTGCAAACAACCCTGTTTTTTATGATTCTACAAGTATTAAATTCATCCGAAAACAAAAAAGCAGCTGCAGCTCAGATACTGGACAGAATTTCACAGGTGCTTGACCGGGATGTTGCTGATACCGACTTAGAGTCCAGCCTTAAAAGAGTGTTAAGACAACTTCAAAACCTTGGGATTGTGAGGTATTTAAAGAATGAAAAGGTATATATGCTATGTTCCCGAGCAAGAGATGTTTTTAAAGATTTTTCAACAGATGAGATAAAAGACATTTACATATCTGTTTTGTTTTTCATAAACTCAAATGTGCCTAACGTCCCGGGCTGGTATCTTAAAGAGAGTTTGGAAAAATACCTTTTAGAACTTGGTGAAGAAGAGTTTTTAAAAGATGCAAACAGTATGTTCTGGTTCACATACATTCCGCACCACTACATCCTTGAAGAGGAGCTTGTATGGAAGTTTTTAGAGGCAGCATCCAATAACAAAAAGATAAAAGTTTGGTACTATCCACGAAAGAAAAGACAGAGCGTAGAGTTTGTCTGCACACCTGTGCGAATTGTTTACGATGTAAAACTTGGCAGATGGTATTTTGTGGTATTGAGGGGAGAAGGTTTATCAGCCCTGCCAGTGTGGCGCACAGAGAAAATAGAGATTTTGCAGGAGGGTTTTGACCCGCAGCAAATCTTGCCTCTTGCAAGGCGGCTTGAAAAGTGCTTTTTTGTATCTGTGCCGACCGGAAAAAAAGGATTTGAAAAGATTCGGCTTAAGTTTAAATGTCCATCGGATTCGCCATACAACTTTGTGCTTGCAAGGGTGAAAAGAGAGCTCAAAAACGCAAGGATAGCCAATGTCGATGAGAAAACATTTGAGGTGGAGTATGACATCAGCAACATAAAAGAATTTAAAGGGTGGCTGAGAAGCTTTGGCGAAAGAGCGGTTGTCCTTGATGATACAGAAGCTGGCAGAGAACTTAAAGAAGAGATGATAAACGAATGGAAGGAGATTCTGAAAAACTATGGAGATTTTTCTTGA
- a CDS encoding WYL domain-containing protein — protein sequence MEIFLEAKSTFYKALEEIINRAYEKGTISQKEIYDVLTKYNCNFPVIEDRVFARNGSYQKNIYVLKRHDSKTYRLRIDTKIEPYVTNLEIMWLKLIMSSRYAELFLDSSTIEKIKKLKTAYVPPIDMSLIVPKNYSKILGREDIKNIAPKLKMVLRSILEKRLLRYTYIARQGQVFKNVVGIPVKIQYSLKDDMFYIIFYSLEHKTFAKCIIQGIENMTYEEGNFDREQVLKEYELYLKNAKAKQPIIIEVMNTKNALEKAFCMFSSFEKSARYLKEKNKHEIRIYYYEFEEAEIISRILYLGKSVVVTQPQHIRENIISRVRNALKVYCDNYMV from the coding sequence ATGGAGATTTTTCTTGAGGCAAAAAGCACGTTTTACAAGGCCTTAGAGGAGATTATAAACAGAGCCTACGAAAAAGGTACAATTTCCCAGAAAGAGATTTATGATGTTCTAACAAAGTACAACTGCAACTTTCCAGTGATTGAAGACAGGGTGTTTGCCAGAAATGGTTCATACCAGAAAAATATCTATGTGCTAAAACGTCATGACAGCAAAACCTACAGGCTCAGGATAGATACGAAGATTGAGCCATATGTTACAAACTTGGAAATAATGTGGCTAAAGCTTATTATGTCAAGCAGGTACGCAGAGCTTTTTTTGGATAGCAGCACCATTGAGAAGATAAAGAAACTGAAAACTGCTTATGTTCCGCCAATTGACATGAGTTTAATTGTTCCAAAGAACTATTCAAAGATTTTGGGAAGAGAGGATATAAAGAATATAGCACCAAAACTGAAAATGGTATTAAGAAGCATACTTGAAAAGAGGCTTTTGCGATATACATACATAGCACGACAGGGACAGGTTTTCAAAAATGTTGTTGGCATTCCTGTAAAGATTCAGTACTCGCTTAAGGACGACATGTTCTATATCATCTTTTACTCTCTTGAGCATAAAACCTTTGCAAAGTGTATTATTCAAGGCATTGAGAATATGACATATGAAGAGGGAAATTTTGACAGGGAACAGGTTTTGAAAGAGTATGAGCTGTATTTAAAAAACGCAAAAGCAAAACAGCCCATAATAATTGAGGTCATGAATACAAAAAATGCCTTAGAGAAGGCTTTTTGCATGTTTTCTTCATTTGAAAAAAGTGCGCGTTATTTGAAAGAAAAAAACAAGCATGAGATTAGGATTTACTATTATGAATTTGAAGAGGCAGAGATAATCTCAAGGATACTGTATTTGGGTAAAAGCGTTGTTGTAACACAGCCGCAGCACATCAGAGAAAATATAATCTCAAGGGTAAGAAATGCACTTAAAGTATACTGCGACAATTATATGGTTTAA
- a CDS encoding CAP domain-containing protein has protein sequence MFAKRCYLFRCCVLLLIALFIVYISIHPAGNNAVIAASQQKRNVYMFCSKSYFDKVYLGAEIQTFKSPFDFPFYVSKNPSDFFIAGFENDRLVFYYTNSKLFAGFSNIKIGSTVENVKKSKLSFMDRFVIIRGNSTYTYDDGNLRLNYDVAVVKNSYYVFLFYDRIAKPNVVCGIFMVKKSLWDEFLLSEHPISSKKDAMQSLLLSFEKIHLLHLNSIRSYLQKPYFIFSDSLSKLARMHSQSMAKYNYFSHTDISEKTPSDRFKDAGILFRKLGENIIMGTKLLPFFANHFLLNSKGHRQNIEESFEIVGVGCAVDPNYENVYYTQDFAVLLR, from the coding sequence ATGTTTGCTAAAAGATGCTATTTATTTAGATGTTGTGTACTATTGTTAATAGCACTATTTATTGTATACATCAGTATACATCCGGCAGGCAACAATGCTGTCATTGCCGCAAGCCAGCAAAAAAGAAATGTGTACATGTTTTGTTCAAAGTCATATTTTGATAAGGTTTATCTTGGTGCCGAAATACAAACATTTAAGAGCCCTTTTGATTTTCCATTCTACGTATCAAAAAATCCTTCAGATTTTTTCATTGCTGGATTTGAAAATGATAGGCTGGTGTTTTACTATACAAATTCAAAGTTATTTGCTGGGTTTAGCAACATAAAGATTGGCTCGACGGTTGAAAACGTTAAAAAATCGAAGCTTTCTTTTATGGATAGATTTGTAATAATCAGAGGAAATTCAACGTATACCTATGACGATGGCAATTTAAGGCTCAATTACGACGTTGCAGTTGTAAAAAACTCATACTACGTTTTCCTGTTCTATGACAGAATTGCCAAGCCAAATGTGGTTTGTGGCATTTTTATGGTGAAAAAGAGTCTCTGGGATGAGTTTTTGTTAAGTGAGCACCCCATTTCTTCAAAAAAGGATGCTATGCAAAGTCTTCTTTTATCTTTTGAAAAGATACACCTGCTTCATCTAAATTCAATAAGATCTTACCTGCAAAAGCCATACTTTATTTTTTCTGATAGTCTTTCTAAACTTGCGAGAATGCATTCACAAAGCATGGCAAAATATAATTATTTCTCACACACAGATATTTCTGAAAAAACTCCTTCAGATAGATTCAAAGATGCCGGGATTTTGTTCAGAAAACTTGGTGAGAACATTATAATGGGGACAAAGCTGCTACCATTTTTTGCAAACCATTTTCTTTTGAACTCAAAAGGGCATCGCCAAAACATTGAAGAAAGTTTTGAGATTGTTGGAGTTGGATGCGCTGTGGACCCGAACTATGAAAATGTGTACTATACACAAGATTTTGCTGTTCTATTGAGGTAA
- a CDS encoding stage V sporulation protein S gives MEVLKVAATSMPQKVANALAAIVKEQGEAELQAVGASAVNQAVKAIAIARGKVAPNGIDLYVIPAFADIVIDGEKKTAIKFIVKSR, from the coding sequence ATGGAAGTTTTAAAAGTTGCTGCTACATCAATGCCTCAGAAGGTTGCAAACGCGCTTGCTGCAATTGTTAAAGAACAGGGTGAAGCAGAACTTCAGGCTGTTGGCGCATCTGCTGTAAACCAGGCTGTAAAAGCAATTGCTATTGCTCGTGGAAAGGTTGCTCCAAACGGAATTGACCTTTATGTAATTCCAGCATTTGCAGACATTGTTATCGATGGTGAGAAGAAAACAGCTATCAAGTTTATTGTAAAGTCAAGATAA
- a CDS encoding CvpA family protein, which yields MPNTADLVVLVVILIGSWVGYKKGVLRMAFDIGSYIISWFVAVFGYKFVSGFILQSPTLKEAIYSFVRQKVVIKDDILPTVPQFFKGAIIQAQETLNRTLQDAAAVVLANFIAMILIFVGTKIVISSLKMSIGFMRKVPVVGQVDGFLGFVAGAAVALIIIYIAFSILYFFPNAEIFKSAQKVIKTSMFAEFLYENNIIVMLMRQYLKI from the coding sequence ATGCCAAACACAGCCGACTTGGTAGTGCTTGTGGTAATTTTGATAGGCAGCTGGGTTGGGTACAAAAAAGGTGTGCTTAGGATGGCATTTGATATAGGGTCGTACATAATCTCGTGGTTTGTTGCAGTGTTTGGATATAAGTTTGTAAGCGGCTTTATACTTCAATCACCGACTCTTAAAGAGGCTATCTACAGTTTTGTCAGACAAAAGGTTGTGATAAAGGACGATATTCTACCAACAGTGCCTCAGTTTTTTAAAGGTGCAATAATACAAGCGCAAGAAACCCTCAACAGAACCTTGCAGGATGCTGCAGCAGTTGTTCTTGCCAATTTTATTGCTATGATTTTGATATTTGTGGGAACTAAAATTGTAATCTCAAGCCTAAAAATGTCTATTGGATTTATGAGAAAGGTGCCAGTTGTGGGACAGGTGGACGGGTTTTTAGGATTTGTGGCAGGTGCGGCTGTAGCGCTCATAATAATCTACATAGCTTTTTCAATTCTCTACTTTTTCCCAAACGCAGAGATTTTCAAGTCAGCCCAGAAGGTCATAAAGACCTCGATGTTTGCAGAGTTTTTGTATGAGAACAATATAATTGTGATGCTCATGAGACAGTACTTAAAGATATAA
- a CDS encoding fumarate hydratase: MRIVPAEIIEQKVYEAINQAVCILPDDVKDSLHKAYASEEGIAKYTLENLIKNIDLAQQKMRPVCQDTGAAVFFVEIGEDVFIEGSLKDAINRAVSRAYTDFYLRKSMVKSPIERENTLDNTPAIIHIDMAKGDKITIHFMPKGFGSENKSTICMLTPADGIEGIEKFVVETVKKAGSDPCPPILVGVGIGGTFELAALLSKKALLRKVGQRHPRKYIAELEERLLEKINSLGIGPEGFGGKTTALDVFIEEFPTHIAGLPVAVNICCHVARHVKIEI, from the coding sequence ATGAGAATTGTGCCAGCAGAAATCATCGAACAAAAGGTATATGAAGCCATAAACCAGGCGGTATGCATCTTGCCAGACGATGTTAAAGATAGCCTGCACAAGGCTTATGCCTCAGAAGAAGGAATTGCTAAATATACTTTGGAAAATCTTATAAAAAACATTGACCTTGCACAGCAAAAGATGCGACCTGTTTGCCAGGACACAGGTGCTGCAGTGTTTTTTGTGGAGATTGGTGAAGATGTGTTTATTGAGGGTTCTTTGAAAGATGCAATAAACAGAGCAGTCTCAAGAGCATACACAGACTTTTACCTTCGAAAGTCTATGGTAAAAAGCCCGATTGAAAGGGAAAATACCCTTGACAACACACCTGCTATAATTCACATTGATATGGCAAAAGGTGATAAAATCACAATTCATTTTATGCCTAAGGGGTTTGGGAGTGAAAATAAAAGCACGATTTGCATGCTCACGCCGGCAGACGGTATAGAAGGAATTGAAAAATTTGTTGTTGAGACAGTCAAAAAAGCCGGGTCTGACCCATGCCCGCCAATTTTGGTGGGAGTGGGCATTGGAGGGACATTTGAACTTGCTGCACTTTTATCTAAAAAGGCGCTTTTGAGAAAAGTAGGGCAAAGGCATCCCAGAAAATATATAGCAGAGCTTGAAGAAAGGCTGCTTGAAAAAATAAACTCTCTTGGGATAGGCCCTGAAGGGTTTGGTGGCAAAACAACCGCGTTGGATGTCTTCATTGAAGAGTTTCCCACTCACATTGCAGGGCTTCCAGTTGCAGTGAATATATGCTGTCATGTTGCAAGACATGTGAAGATAGAGATATAA